Proteins from a genomic interval of Danio rerio strain Tuebingen ecotype United States chromosome 4, GRCz12tu, whole genome shotgun sequence:
- the atxn7l1 gene encoding ataxin-7-like protein 1 — translation MHSKNQRRHCSPSSSRTPLVPVKAKLSVGQSDGEPLAFRVPRDYPHSRFSRAPLAVYPPKGARAKACVSLPVVSLEKMPCFSRSEGSNIKVNSTSASPVSSLSSTSSSPSSAPLKSSLTSPASQKSQEKLLNGRGPVTHRSVTPPSMIDRQPSPSRSPLEKRPAPSPLDKRPASSTSPSLLDRRTIVPPSSPDKKQQNGAKGGKHRRVSGRVFDPNKHCGVLDPETKRPCTRSLTCKTHSLTHRRAVPGRRKDFDVLLAEHKGRAKEKETGPKKDVQAGSQSVQVTPSHDAAPSLSTSCTNGKTTPTLKLRMANSHLHKVCGGAGAVVLSSAPAPPPPDPVPSWQKPSADTRLSSDEGEMEPSEESEKLLCHYSPNHPRAMSCCAFSSRLMGRGHYVFDRRWDRVRLALHCMVEKHVNSLMWRKVPLAVESASEVSPLSSAFLSAPLDGVSMLSFSHNGAGVFCIRDPEPGPRQQRNKPAKNQKASAEIPKKRKNGNSYDFPAHISNGTMALSSRAKRVQDPTGVPSLSVLPFGGSDGRKRKSSGSSTGSDKPSKTTKSTALDGIFRKSSSVLLAAVAETPQNTLSRQARVPH, via the exons ATGCACAGCAAGAATC AGAGGAGGCACTGCTCGCCCAGCAGCTCCAGGACGCCTCTGGTTCCTGTAAAGGCCAAGCTCTCTGTGGGTCAGAGCGACGGGGAGCCGCTGGCCTTCAGGGTCCCTCGAGATTACCCTCACTCTCGCTTCAGCAGGGCCCCGCTGGCCGTCTACCCACCCAAAGGAGCTCGAGCCAAAGCCTG CGTGTCTTTGCCGGTGGTGAGTCTAGAGAAGATGCCATGTTTCAGCAGATCGGAGGGCTCTAATATTAAAGTGAACTCCACATCTGCGTCTCCAGTGTCTTCTCTTTCCTCCACGTCTTCCTCTCCATCTTCTGCTCCTCTTAAATCCTCGTTGACGTCTCCAGCATCTCAGAAAAGTCAGGAGAAACTTCTGAACGGCCGCGGCCCTGTGACTCATCGCTCGGTTACTCCTCCATCCATGATTGACAGGCAGCCCAGCCCATCACGGTCGCCTCTGGAGAAAAGGCCCGCCCCCTCCCCACTGGATAAAAGACCTGCGAGTTCTACATCTCCTTCCCTATTGGACCGCAGAACAATAGTCCCGCCTTCTTCTCCAGACAAGAAGCAGCAGAATGGAGCCAAGGGCGGGAAACATCGGAGGGTTTCAG GGCGAGTGTTTGATCCTAATAAGCACTGTGGGGTTTTGGACCCGGAGACAAAGCGGCCTTGTACTCGATCTTTAACCTGTAAG ACTCACTCTCTGACCCACCGGCGAGCCGTCCCGGGGCGAAGGAAAGACTTTGACGTCCTCTTGGCGGAGCATAAAGGACGGGCGAAGGAAAAGGAGACGGGGCCGAAAAAAGATGTTCAAGCAGGCAGCCAGTCAGTGCAGGTCACACCGTCACATGATGCAGCACCCAGCCTATCAACAAGCTGCACCAATGGCAAGACTACGCCCACTCTCAAACTGCGGATGGCCAATTCACACTTACACAA AGTGTGTGGGGGTGCCGGTGCAGTGGTTTTGAGCTCAGCACCCGCTCCCCCTCCTCCAGATCCAGTGCCCAGCTGGCAGAAACCCAGCGCTGACACGCGTCTGTCCAGTGATGAAGGAGAAATGGAGCCGTCTGAAGAGTCTGAGAAGCTGCTGTGCCATTATTCACCAAACCACCCACGAGCCATGAGC TGCTGTGCGTTCAGCAGTCGGCTGATGGGACGGGGTCATTACGTGTTTGACAGACGGTGGGATCGGGTGAGGCTGGCGCTTCACTGCATGGTGGAGAAACACGTCAACTCTCTGATGTGGag GAAAGTCCCTCTAGCGGTGGAAAGTGCATCTGAAGTTTCTCCTCTGAGCTCAGCGTTTCTCTCGGCTCCTCTGGACGGCGTCTCCATGCTTTCTTTTTCTCACAACGGCGCTGGCGTTTTCTGTATTCGGGACCCTGAACCGGGGCCCCGACAGCAGAGGAATAAACCGGCCAAAAACCAGAAAGCCTCAGCAGAAATACCCAAAAAGCGGAAGAATGGGAACAGCTATGATTTTCCAGCACACATCAGTAACGGGACGATGGCTCTGAGTTCGAGGGCCAAACGAGTGCAGGATCCCACTGGCGTCCCGTCTCTCAGTGTTTTGCCATTTGGAGGCTCTGATGGGAGGAAGAGGAAGAGTTCGGGATCGAGCACCGGCAGCGACAAACCCAGCAAAACCACCAAATCCACTGCACTGGATGGGATTTTCAGgaagagcagcagtgttttactGGCGGCGGTCGCAGAAACACCACAAAACACCTTGAGCAGACAG